A single window of Oncorhynchus keta strain PuntledgeMale-10-30-2019 unplaced genomic scaffold, Oket_V2 Un_contig_8226_pilon_pilon, whole genome shotgun sequence DNA harbors:
- the LOC127926773 gene encoding coagulation factor V-like isoform X6: MDRGHNSIEMDRDHNSIEMDRGHISIEMDRGHNSIEMDRGHNSIEMDRGHNSIEMDRGHNSIEMDRGHNSIEMDRGHNSIEMDRGHNSIEMDRGHNSIEMDRGHNSIEMDRGHNSIEMDRGHNSIEMDRGHNSIEMDRGHNSIEMDRGHNSIEMDRGHNSIEMDRGHNSIEMDRGHNSIEMDRGHNSIEMDRGHNSIEMDRGHNSIEMDRGHNSIEMDRGHNSIEMDRGHNSIEMDRGHNSIEMDRGHNSIEMDRGHNSIEMDRGHNSIEMDRGHNSIEMDRGHNSIEMDRGHNSIEMDRGHNSIEMDRGHNSIEMDRGHNSIEMDRGHNSIEMDRGHNSIEMDRGHNSIEMDRGHNSIEMDRGHNSIEMDRGHNSIEMDRGHNSIEMDRGHNSIEMDRGHNSIEMDRGHNSIEMDRGHNSIEMDRGHNSIEMDRGHNSIEMDRGHNSIEMDRGHNSIEMDRGHNSIEMDRGHNSIEMDRGHNSIEMDRGHNSIEMDRGHNSIEMDRGHNSIEMDRGHNSIEMDRGHNSIEMDRGHNSIEMDRGHNSIEMDRGHNSIEMDRGHNSIEMDRGHISIEMDRGHNSIEMDRHYH, translated from the exons atggacagaggtcacaacagcatagagatggacagagatcacaacagcatagagatggacagaggtcacatcagcatagagatggacagag gtcataacagcatagagatggacagaggtcacaacagcatagagatggacagaggtcataacagcatagagatggacagaggtcataacagcatagagatggacagaggtcataacagcatagagatggacagaggtcataacagcatagagatggacagaggtcacaacagcatagagatggacagaggtcataacagcatagagatggacagaggtcataacagcatagagatggacagaggtcataacagcatagagatggacagaggtcataacagcatagagatggacagaggtcataacagcatagagatggacagaggtcataacagcatagagatggacagaggtcacaacagcatagagatggacagaggtcacaacagcatagagatggacagaggtcataacagcatagagatggacagaggtcacaacagcatagagatggacagaggtcacaacagcatagagatggacagaggtcacaacagcatagagatggacagag gtcacaacagcatagagatggacagaggtcataacagcatagagatggacagaggtcataacagcatagagatggacagaggtcacaacagcatagagatggacagaggtcataacagcatagagatggacagaggtcacaacagcatagagatggacagaggtcataacagcatagagatggacagaggtcataacagcatagagatggacagaggtcataacagcatagagatggacagaggtcataacagcatagagatggacagaggtcataacagcatagagatggacagaggtcataacagcatagagatggacagaggtcataacagcatagagatggacagaggtcacaacagcatagagatggacagaggtcataacagcatagagatggacagaggtcacaacagcatagagatggacagaggtcacaacagcatagagatggacagaggtcataacagcatagagatggacagaggtcacaacagcatagagatggacagaggtcataacagcatagagatggacagaggtcacaacagcatagagatggacagaggtcacaacagcatagagatggacagaggtcataacagcatagagatggacagaggtcataacagcatagagatggacagaggtcataacagcatagagatggacagaggtcataacagcatagagatggacagaggtcataacagcatagagatggacagaggtcacaacagcatagagatggacagaggtcacaacagcatagagatggacagaggtcacaacagcatagagatggacagaggtcacaacagcatagagatggacagaggtcacaacagcatagagatggacagaggtcacaacagcatagagatggacagaggtcacaacagcatagagatggacagag gtcacaacagcatagagatggacagaggtcacaacagcatagagatggacagaggtcacaacagcatagagatggacagaggtcacaacagcatagagatggacagaggtcacaacagcatagagatggacagaggtcacaacagcatagagatggacagaggtcacaacagcatagagatggacagaggtcatatcagcatagagatggacagaggtcataacagcatagagatggacagacattaccattga
- the LOC127926773 gene encoding coagulation factor V-like isoform X38 encodes MDRGHNSIEMDRDHNSIEMDRGHISIEMDRGHNSIEMDRGHNSIEMDRGHNSIEMDRGHNSIEMDRGHNSIEMDRGHNSIEMDRGHNSIEMDRGHNSIEMDRGHNSIEMDRGHNSIEMDRGHNSIEMDRGHNSIEMDRGHNSIEMDRGHNSIEMDRGHNSIEMDRGHNSIEMDRGHNSIEMDRGHNSIEMDRGHNSIEMDRGHNSIEMDRGHNSIEMDRGHNSIEMDRGHNSIEMDRGHNSIEMDRGHNSIEMDRGHNSIEMDRGHNSIEMDRGHNSIEMDRGHNSIEMDRGHNSIEMDRGHNSIEMDRGHNSIEMDRGHNSIEMDRGHNSIEMDRGHNSIEMDRGHNSIEMDRGHNSIEMDRGHNSIEMDRGHNSIEMDRGHNSIEMDRGHNSIEMDRGHNSIEMDRGHNSIEMDRGHNSIEMDRGHNSIEMDRGHNSIEMDRGHNSIEMDRGHNSIEMDRGHNSIEMDRGHISIEMDRGHNSIEMDRHYH; translated from the exons atggacagaggtcacaacagcatagagatggacagagatcacaacagcatagagatggacagaggtcacatcagcatagagatggacagag gtcataacagcatagagatggacagaggtcacaacagcatagagatggacagaggtcataacagcatagagatggacagaggtcataacagcatagagatggacagaggtcataacagcatagagatggacagaggtcataacagcatagagatggacagaggtcacaacagcatagagatggacagaggtcataacagcatagagatggacagaggtcataacagcatagagatggacagaggtcataacagcatagagatggacagaggtcataacagcatagagatggacagaggtcataacagcatagagatggacagaggtcataacagcatagagatggacagaggtcacaacagcatagagatggacagaggtcacaacagcatagagatggacagaggtcataacagcatagagatggacagaggtcacaacagcatagagatggacagaggtcacaacagcatagagatggacagaggtcacaacagcatagagatggacagaggtcacaacagcatagagatggacagag gtcacaacagcatagagatggacagaggtcacaacagcatagagatggacagaggtcataacagcatagagatggacagaggtcacaacagcatagagatggacagaggtcataacagcatagagatggacagaggtcacaacagcatagagatggacagaggtcacaacagcatagagatggacagaggtcataacagcatagagatggacagaggtcataacagcatagagatggacagaggtcataacagcatagagatggacagaggtcataacagcatagagatggacagaggtcataacagcatagagatggacagaggtcacaacagcatagagatggacagaggtcacaacagcatagagatggacagaggtcacaacagcatagagatggacagaggtcacaacagcatagagatggacagaggtcacaacagcatagagatggacagaggtcacaacagcatagagatggacagaggtcacaacagcatagagatggacagaggtcacaacagcatagagatggacagaggtcacaacagcatagagatggacagaggtcataacagcatagagatggacagaggtcacaacagcatagagatggacagaggtcacaacagcatagagatggacagaggtcacaacagcatagagatggacagaggtcacaacagcatagagatggacagaggtcacaacagcatagagatggacagaggtcacaacagcatagagatggacagaggtcacaacagcatagagatggacagaggtcatatcagcatagagatggacagaggtcataacagcatagagatggacagacattaccattga
- the LOC127926773 gene encoding coagulation factor V-like isoform X32 translates to MDRGHNSIEMDRDHNSIEMDRGHISIEMDRGHNSIEMDRGHNSIEMDRGHNSIEMDRGHNSIEMDRGHNSIEMDRGHNSIEMDRGHNSIEMDRGHNSIEMDRGHNSIEMDRGHNSIEMDRGHNSIEMDRGHNSIEMDRGHNSIEMDRGHNSIEMDRGHNSIEMDRGHNSIEMDRGHNSIEMDRGHNSIEMDRGHNSIEMDRGHNSIEMDRGHNSIEMDRGHNSIEMDRGHNSIEMDRGHNSIEMDRGHNSIEMDRGHNSIEMDRGHNSIEMDRGHNSIEMDRGHNSIEMDRGHNSIEMDRGHNSIEMDRGHNSIEMDRGHNSIEMDRGHNSIEMDRGHNSIEMDRGHNSIEMDRGHNSIEMDRGHNSIEMDRGHNSIEMDRGHNSIEMDRGHNSIEMDRGHNSIEMDRGHNSIEMDRGHNSIEMDRGHNSIEMDRGHNSIEMDRGHNSIEMDRGHNSIEMDRGHNSIEMDRGHNSIEMDRGHNSIEMDRGHISIEMDRGHNSIEMDRHYH, encoded by the exons atggacagaggtcacaacagcatagagatggacagagatcacaacagcatagagatggacagaggtcacatcagcatagagatggacagag gtcataacagcatagagatggacagaggtcacaacagcatagagatggacagaggtcataacagcatagagatggacagaggtcataacagcatagagatggacagaggtcataacagcatagagatggacagaggtcataacagcatagagatggacagaggtcacaacagcatagagatggacagaggtcataacagcatagagatggacagaggtcataacagcatagagatggacagaggtcataacagcatagagatggacagaggtcataacagcatagagatggacagaggtcataacagcatagagatggacagaggtcataacagcatagagatggacagaggtcacaacagcatagagatggacagaggtcacaacagcatagagatggacagaggtcataacagcatagagatggacagaggtcacaacagcatagagatggacagaggtcacaacagcatagagatggacagaggtcacaacagcatagagatggacagaggtcacaacagcatagagatggacagag gtcacaacagcatagagatggacagaggtcataacagcatagagatggacagaggtcacaacagcatagagatggacagaggtcacaacagcatagagatggacagaggtcataacagcatagagatggacagaggtcacaacagcatagagatggacagaggtcataacagcatagagatggacagaggtcacaacagcatagagatggacagaggtcacaacagcatagagatggacagaggtcataacagcatagagatggacagaggtcataacagcatagagatggacagaggtcataacagcatagagatggacagaggtcataacagcatagagatggacagaggtcataacagcatagagatggacagaggtcacaacagcatagagatggacagaggtcacaacagcatagagatggacagaggtcacaacagcatagagatggacagaggtcacaacagcatagagatggacagaggtcacaacagcatagagatggacagaggtcacaacagcatagagatggacagaggtcacaacagcatagagatggacagaggtcacaacagcatagagatggacagaggtcacaacagcatagagatggacagaggtcataacagcatagagatggacagaggtcacaacagcatagagatggacagaggtcacaacagcatagagatggacagaggtcacaacagcatagagatggacagaggtcacaacagcatagagatggacagaggtcacaacagcatagagatggacagaggtcacaacagcatagagatggacagaggtcacaacagcatagagatggacagaggtcatatcagcatagagatggacagaggtcataacagcatagagatggacagacattaccattga
- the LOC127926773 gene encoding coagulation factor V-like isoform X11: protein MDRGHNSIEMDRDHNSIEMDRGHISIEMDRGHNSIEMDRGHNSIEMDRGHNSIEMDRGHNSIEMDRGHNSIEMDRGHNSIEMDRGHNSIEMDRGHNSIEMDRGHNSIEMDRGHNSIEMDRGHNSIEMDRGHNSIEMDRGHNSIEMDRGHNSIEMDRGHNSIEMDRGHNSIEMDRGHNSIEMDRGHNSIEMDRGHNSIEMDRGHNSIEMDRGHNSIEMDRGHNSIEMDRGHNSIEMDRGHNSIEMDRGHNSIEMDRGHNSIEMDRGHNSIEMDRGHNSIEMDRGHNSIEMDRGHNSIEMDRGHNSIEMDRGHNSIEMDRGHNSIEMDRGHNSIEMDRGHNSIEMDRGHNSIEMDRGHNSIEMDRGHNSIEMDRGHNSIEMDRGHNSIEMDRGHNSIEMDRGHNSIEMDRGHNSIEMDRGHNSIEMDRGHNSIEMDRGHNSIEMDRGHNSIEMDRGHNSIEMDRGHNSIEMDRGHNSIEMDRGHNSIEMDRGHNSIEMDRGHNSIEMDRGHNSIEMDRGHNSIEMDRGHNSIEMDRGHNSIEMDRGHNSIEMDRGHNSIEMDRGHISIEMDRGHNSIEMDRHYH, encoded by the exons atggacagaggtcacaacagcatagagatggacagagatcacaacagcatagagatggacagaggtcacatcagcatagagatggacagag gtcataacagcatagagatggacagaggtcacaacagcatagagatggacagaggtcataacagcatagagatggacagaggtcataacagcatagagatggacagaggtcataacagcatagagatggacagaggtcataacagcatagagatggacagaggtcacaacagcatagagatggacagaggtcataacagcatagagatggacagaggtcataacagcatagagatggacagaggtcataacagcatagagatggacagaggtcataacagcatagagatggacagaggtcataacagcatagagatggacagaggtcataacagcatagagatggacagaggtcacaacagcatagagatggacagaggtcacaacagcatagagatggacagaggtcataacagcatagagatggacagaggtcacaacagcatagagatggacagaggtcacaacagcatagagatggacagag gtcacaacagcatagagatggacagaggtcataacagcatagagatggacagaggtcacaacagcatagagatggacagaggtcataacagcatagagatggacagaggtcataacagcatagagatggacagaggtcataacagcatagagatggacagaggtcataacagcatagagatggacagaggtcataacagcatagagatggacagaggtcataacagcatagagatggacagaggtcataacagcatagagatggacagaggtcacaacagcatagagatggacagaggtcataacagcatagagatggacagaggtcacaacagcatagagatggacagaggtcacaacagcatagagatggacagaggtcataacagcatagagatggacagaggtcacaacagcatagagatggacagaggtcataacagcatagagatggacagaggtcacaacagcatagagatggacagaggtcacaacagcatagagatggacagaggtcataacagcatagagatggacagaggtcataacagcatagagatggacagaggtcataacagcatagagatggacagaggtcataacagcatagagatggacagaggtcataacagcatagagatggacagaggtcacaacagcatagagatggacagaggtcacaacagcatagagatggacagaggtcacaacagcatagagatggacagaggtcacaacagcatagagatggacagaggtcacaacagcatagagatggacagaggtcacaacagcatagagatggacagaggtcacaacagcatagagatggacagaggtcacaacagcatagagatggacagaggtcacaacagcatagagatggacagaggtcataacagcatagagatggacagaggtcacaacagcatagagatggacagaggtcacaacagcatagagatggacagaggtcacaacagcatagagatggacagaggtcacaacagcatagagatggacagaggtcacaacagcatagagatggacagaggtcacaacagcatagagatggacagaggtcacaacagcatagagatggacagaggtcatatcagcatagagatggacagaggtcataacagcatagagatggacagacattaccattga
- the LOC127926773 gene encoding coagulation factor V-like isoform X21, translating to MDRGHNSIEMDRDHNSIEMDRGHISIEMDRGHNSIEMDRGHNSIEMDRGHNSIEMDRGHNSIEMDRGHNSIEMDRGHNSIEMDRGHNSIEMDRGHNSIEMDRGHNSIEMDRGHNSIEMDRGHNSIEMDRGHNSIEMDRGHNSIEMDRGHNSIEMDRGHNSIEMDRGHNSIEMDRGHNSIEMDRGHNSIEMDRGHNSIEMDRGHNSIEMDRGHNSIEMDRGHNSIEMDRGHNSIEMDRGHNSIEMDRGHNSIEMDRGHNSIEMDRGHNSIEMDRGHNSIEMDRGHNSIEMDRGHNSIEMDRGHNSIEMDRGHNSIEMDRGHNSIEMDRGHNSIEMDRGHNSIEMDRGHNSIEMDRGHNSIEMDRGHNSIEMDRGHNSIEMDRGHNSIEMDRGHNSIEMDRGHNSIEMDRGHNSIEMDRGHNSIEMDRGHNSIEMDRGHNSIEMDRGHNSIEMDRGHNSIEMDRGHNSIEMDRGHNSIEMDRGHNSIEMDRGHNSIEMDRGHNSIEMDRGHNSIEMDRGHNSIEMDRGHNSIEMDRGHISIEMDRGHNSIEMDRHYH from the exons atggacagaggtcacaacagcatagagatggacagagatcacaacagcatagagatggacagaggtcacatcagcatagagatggacagag gtcataacagcatagagatggacagaggtcacaacagcatagagatggacagaggtcataacagcatagagatggacagaggtcataacagcatagagatggacagaggtcataacagcatagagatggacagaggtcataacagcatagagatggacagaggtcacaacagcatagagatggacagaggtcataacagcatagagatggacagaggtcataacagcatagagatggacagaggtcataacagcatagagatggacagaggtcataacagcatagagatggacagaggtcataacagcatagagatggacagaggtcataacagcatagagatggacagag gtcataacagcatagagatggacagaggtcataacagcatagagatggacagaggtcacaacagcatagagatggacagaggtcataacagcatagagatggacagaggtcacaacagcatagagatggacagaggtcataacagcatagagatggacagaggtcataacagcatagagatggacagaggtcataacagcatagagatggacagaggtcataacagcatagagatggacagaggtcataacagcatagagatggacagaggtcataacagcatagagatggacagaggtcataacagcatagagatggacagaggtcacaacagcatagagatggacagaggtcataacagcatagagatggacagaggtcacaacagcatagagatggacagaggtcacaacagcatagagatggacagaggtcataacagcatagagatggacagaggtcacaacagcatagagatggacagaggtcataacagcatagagatggacagaggtcacaacagcatagagatggacagaggtcacaacagcatagagatggacagaggtcataacagcatagagatggacagaggtcataacagcatagagatggacagaggtcataacagcatagagatggacagaggtcataacagcatagagatggacagaggtcataacagcatagagatggacagaggtcacaacagcatagagatggacagaggtcacaacagcatagagatggacagaggtcacaacagcatagagatggacagaggtcacaacagcatagagatggacagaggtcacaacagcatagagatggacagaggtcacaacagcatagagatggacagaggtcacaacagcatagagatggacagaggtcacaacagcatagagatggacagaggtcacaacagcatagagatggacagaggtcataacagcatagagatggacagaggtcacaacagcatagagatggacagaggtcacaacagcatagagatggacagaggtcacaacagcatagagatggacagaggtcacaacagcatagagatggacagaggtcacaacagcatagagatggacagaggtcacaacagcatagagatggacagaggtcacaacagcatagagatggacagaggtcatatcagcatagagatggacagaggtcataacagcatagagatggacagacattaccattga
- the LOC127926773 gene encoding coagulation factor V-like isoform X4 — MDRGHNSIEMDRDHNSIEMDRGHISIEMDRGHNSIEMDRGHNSIEMDRGHNSIEMDRGHNSIEMDRGHNSIEMDRGHNSIEMDRGHNSIEMDRGHNSIEMDRGHNSIEMDRGHNSIEMDRGHNSIEMDRGHNSIEMDRGHNSIEMDRGHNSIEMDRGHNSIEMDRGHNSIEMDRGHNSIEMDRGHNSIEMDRGHNSIEMDRGHNSIEMDRGHNSIEMDRGHNSIEMDRGHNSIEMDRGHNSIEMDRGHNSIEMDRGHNSIEMDRGHNSIEMDRGHNSIEMDRGHNSIEMDRGHNSIEMDRGHNSIEMDRGHNSIEMDRGHNSIEMDRGHNSIEMDRGHNSIEMDRGHNSIEMDRGHNSIEMDRGHNSIEMDRGHNSIEMDRGHNSIEMDRGHNSIEMDRGHNSIEMDRGHNSIEMDRGHNSIEMDRGHNSIEMDRGHNSIEMDRGHNSIEMDRGHNSIEMDRGHNSIEMDRGHNSIEMDRGHNSIEMDRGHNSIEMDRGHNSIEMDRGHNSIEMDRGHNSIEMDRGHNSIEMDRGHNSIEMDRGHNSIEMDRGHNSIEMDRGHNSIEMDRGHNSIEMDRGHISIEMDRGHNSIEMDRHYH; from the exons atggacagaggtcacaacagcatagagatggacagagatcacaacagcatagagatggacagaggtcacatcagcatagagatggacagag gtcataacagcatagagatggacagaggtcacaacagcatagagatggacagaggtcataacagcatagagatggacagaggtcataacagcatagagatggacagaggtcataacagcatagagatggacagaggtcataacagcatagagatggacagaggtcacaacagcatagagatggacagaggtcataacagcatagagatggacagaggtcataacagcatagagatggacagaggtcataacagcatagagatggacagaggtcataacagcatagagatggacagaggtcataacagcatagagatggacagaggtcataacagcatagagatggacagaggtcacaacagcatagagatggacagaggtcacaacagcatagagatggacagaggtcataacagcatagagatggacagaggtcacaacagcatagagatggacagaggtcacaacagcatagagatggacagaggtcacaacagcatagagatggacagag gtcacaacagcatagagatggacagaggtcataacagcatagagatggacagaggtcataacagcatagagatggacagaggtcacaacagcatagagatggacagaggtcataacagcatagagatggacagaggtcacaacagcatagagatggacagaggtcataacagcatagagatggacagaggtcataacagcatagagatggacagaggtcataacagcatagagatggacagaggtcataacagcatagagatggacagaggtcataacagcatagagatggacagaggtcataacagcatagagatggacagaggtcataacagcatagagatggacagaggtcacaacagcatagagatggacagaggtcataacagcatagagatggacagaggtcacaacagcatagagatggacagaggtcacaacagcatagagatggacagaggtcataacagcatagagatggacagaggtcacaacagcatagagatggacagaggtcataacagcatagagatggacagaggtcacaacagcatagagatggacagaggtcacaacagcatagagatggacagaggtcataacagcatagagatggacagaggtcataacagcatagagatggacagaggtcataacagcatagagatggacagaggtcataacagcatagagatggacagaggtcataacagcatagagatggacagaggtcacaacagcatagagatggacagaggtcacaacagcatagagatggacagaggtcacaacagcatagagatggacagaggtcacaacagcatagagatggacagaggtcacaacagcatagagatggacagaggtcacaacagcatagagatggacagaggtcacaacagcatagagatggacagaggtcacaacagcatagagatggacagag gtcacaacagcatagagatggacagaggtcacaacagcatagagatggacagaggtcacaacagcatagagatggacagaggtcacaacagcatagagatggacagaggtcacaacagcatagagatggacagaggtcacaacagcatagagatggacagaggtcacaacagcatagagatggacagaggtcatatcagcatagagatggacagaggtcataacagcatagagatggacagacattaccattga